In Candidatus Polarisedimenticolaceae bacterium, the following are encoded in one genomic region:
- the ftsZ gene encoding cell division protein FtsZ: MITMDDDHNRDPRTLKLHFDDAQPSVAKLKVIGIGGGGGNAVNRMIAAGVQGVEFMSANTDVQALKSSRAALKLQLGLKLTKGLGAGANPEVGRGAALEDVEQITQALDGADMVFVTSGLGGGTGTGAAPIIANLAREKGALVVAVVTKPFAFEGRRRRQQAEEGLNALRQVVDTVITIPNDKLLHTVEKGTPIAEAFLMADDILRQAVQGISDLITVPGEINLDFADVKTIMQGMGMALMGTGIADGEHRAVEAAQRAISSPLLEDASIHGARGVLINITGGEDMTLHEVSEAANIIQEASDPDANIIFGTVIDRHMQGKVKVTVIATGFHREEARTSVFVQQPRTQTRTSWAPTEPASSPAQPQRHAAGGDRFLRPGHPAPTPSPEMSPYDDGFTPNFGKSKDDLDVPAFLRRQMD; this comes from the coding sequence ATGATCACGATGGACGACGACCACAACCGCGATCCGCGCACGTTGAAGCTGCACTTCGACGACGCCCAGCCCTCCGTCGCGAAGCTCAAGGTGATCGGGATCGGCGGCGGCGGCGGGAACGCCGTCAACCGGATGATCGCCGCGGGCGTTCAGGGCGTGGAGTTCATGTCGGCGAACACCGACGTCCAGGCGCTGAAGAGCAGCCGCGCCGCGCTCAAGCTGCAGCTCGGGCTCAAGCTCACCAAGGGTCTGGGCGCCGGCGCCAACCCCGAGGTGGGACGCGGCGCCGCCCTCGAGGACGTCGAGCAGATCACGCAGGCGCTCGACGGCGCCGACATGGTCTTCGTGACCTCCGGCCTGGGCGGCGGGACCGGCACCGGGGCCGCCCCGATCATCGCGAACCTCGCCCGCGAGAAGGGGGCGCTCGTCGTCGCCGTCGTCACGAAACCGTTCGCGTTCGAGGGCCGCCGCCGCCGGCAGCAGGCCGAGGAGGGGCTGAACGCCCTTCGCCAGGTCGTCGACACGGTCATCACGATCCCGAACGACAAGCTGCTCCACACCGTGGAGAAGGGAACGCCGATCGCCGAGGCCTTCCTGATGGCCGATGATATTCTCCGCCAGGCCGTGCAGGGAATTTCGGACCTGATCACGGTGCCGGGCGAGATCAACCTGGACTTCGCGGACGTCAAGACGATCATGCAGGGGATGGGCATGGCCTTGATGGGAACCGGAATCGCCGACGGCGAGCACCGCGCCGTCGAAGCCGCCCAGCGCGCGATCTCCTCGCCGCTGCTCGAGGACGCCTCGATCCACGGGGCCCGCGGCGTGCTCATCAACATCACCGGCGGCGAGGACATGACGCTGCACGAGGTCTCCGAGGCCGCGAACATCATCCAGGAGGCCTCGGATCCCGACGCGAACATCATCTTCGGCACCGTCATCGACCGTCACATGCAGGGCAAGGTGAAGGTCACCGTCATCGCCACCGGATTCCATCGGGAGGAAGCGCGGACGTCGGTCTTCGTCCAGCAGCCGCGCACCCAGACCCGGACGTCGTGGGCACCCACCGAGCCCGCGTCCTCCCCCGCCCAGCCCCAGCGTCACGCCGCGGGAGGCGATCGCTTCCTGCGGCCGGGTCACCCGGCGCCGACGCCGAGCCCCGAGATGAGCCCGTACGACGACGGCTTCACGCCGAACTTCGGCAAGAGCAAGGACGACCTCGACGTTCCGGCGTTTCTCCGCCGTCAGATGGACTGA
- a CDS encoding FtsQ-type POTRA domain-containing protein: MIGEHGGPVLELDRHYLRRRDLNRHVRKTRRARRLGRFALLLAVNAAVAAVLIAVGAGIVRHYASSPDLAVRRIVVEGTSATSPAAVERALAPWKGRNLAGLDLDRVAADATRDPWVRRASVKRVLPDTLKVAVEERVPAALAVLGGLVHVVDAGGFVMGPAGPGLAFDLPVLSGFDGLSGAHLERALAGAVGHLAALRASDPGFASSLSSIDVSSPDRVAVSTVAPGPVLYLDPEKPDRNLADWLRLRADLERRAGELVYADLRWEGRVVLGPKETLVATRSE, encoded by the coding sequence GTGATCGGCGAACACGGAGGCCCCGTGCTCGAGCTCGACCGCCACTACCTGCGGCGGCGCGATCTCAATCGCCACGTGCGCAAGACGCGGCGGGCGCGCCGGCTCGGTCGCTTCGCGCTGCTGCTCGCGGTCAACGCCGCGGTCGCCGCCGTGCTCATCGCGGTCGGCGCCGGCATCGTGCGCCACTACGCCTCCTCCCCCGACCTCGCGGTGCGCCGGATCGTCGTCGAGGGGACCTCCGCGACGAGCCCCGCCGCGGTCGAGCGGGCGCTCGCGCCGTGGAAGGGCCGCAACCTGGCGGGCCTCGACCTCGACCGCGTCGCCGCCGACGCCACCCGCGATCCCTGGGTCCGCCGCGCGAGCGTGAAGCGCGTCCTGCCCGACACCCTCAAGGTGGCGGTCGAGGAGCGGGTACCGGCCGCGCTCGCCGTGTTGGGCGGGCTCGTGCACGTCGTGGACGCCGGCGGTTTCGTGATGGGCCCCGCGGGGCCCGGCCTCGCGTTCGATCTGCCGGTCCTCTCCGGGTTCGACGGGCTTTCGGGAGCCCACCTCGAGCGCGCGCTCGCAGGCGCGGTGGGACACCTCGCCGCGCTGCGCGCGTCCGACCCCGGCTTCGCCTCGAGCCTTTCCTCGATCGACGTCTCGTCGCCCGACCGCGTGGCGGTCTCGACCGTGGCGCCGGGCCCCGTCCTGTACCTCGACCCCGAGAAACCCGACCGCAACCTCGCCGACTGGCTCCGCCTGCGCGCCGACCTCGAGCGCCGCGCGGGGGAGCTCGTCTACGCGGACCTCCGCTGGGAAGGCCGCGTCGTGCTCGGACCGAAGGAAACCCTCGTCGCAACCCGGAGCGAATGA
- the ftsA gene encoding cell division protein FtsA, which yields MAKNERYVVGLDIGTHKIACVVAEMKEGGRVDVVGLGSSASRGLRKDVVVNLDATVEAVKAAIEEAEMMAGVNVDSALVGIAGSHIRSFNSRGVVAVAGKDRTVTRSDYQRVLDAAQAVSIPPDREMIHVLAQEYVLDEQPGISQPVGMTGSRLEANVHIVTAATTSLQNLVTCVNRAGVEVRDTVLEQLATAETVLSQDERELGVALIDVGGGTTELAVFEKGSLWHTAVLPVGGEHFTNDLAVGLRTPIPDAERLKKKYGCALSTLVVEEEAIEVPSVGGRPPRLLSRQVMSEILQPRAEEVFTLLHEEVKRAGFDRLLNAGVVLVGGGALLPGMAEVAEQVFDVPVRIGTPGGVGGLSDPSIGPQFAAAIGLAVFGARYRPKATRPEPVAVGAFAPFRKVKQWFAGMF from the coding sequence ATGGCCAAGAACGAACGCTACGTCGTCGGACTCGACATCGGCACGCACAAGATCGCCTGTGTCGTCGCCGAAATGAAGGAAGGAGGGCGGGTCGACGTCGTCGGCCTGGGCTCCTCCGCCTCGCGCGGCCTGCGCAAGGACGTCGTCGTCAACCTCGACGCGACGGTGGAGGCGGTCAAGGCGGCGATCGAGGAAGCCGAGATGATGGCGGGCGTCAACGTCGACTCGGCGCTCGTCGGGATCGCGGGCTCCCACATCCGGTCCTTCAACAGCCGGGGGGTCGTCGCGGTCGCCGGGAAGGACCGGACGGTGACGCGTTCCGACTACCAGCGGGTCCTCGACGCCGCCCAGGCCGTGAGCATCCCCCCCGACCGCGAGATGATCCACGTGCTCGCGCAGGAGTACGTCCTCGACGAGCAGCCGGGGATCTCCCAGCCGGTCGGGATGACGGGCTCGCGCCTCGAGGCCAACGTGCACATCGTCACCGCGGCGACGACCTCGCTCCAGAACCTGGTCACCTGCGTCAACCGGGCGGGCGTCGAGGTCCGGGACACGGTGCTCGAGCAGCTCGCGACCGCCGAGACGGTCCTTTCGCAGGACGAGCGGGAGCTCGGCGTCGCCCTGATCGACGTCGGCGGGGGCACGACGGAGCTCGCCGTGTTCGAGAAGGGCTCGCTGTGGCACACGGCGGTCCTGCCGGTGGGCGGGGAGCACTTCACCAACGACCTCGCGGTGGGTCTGAGGACGCCGATTCCCGACGCGGAACGGCTCAAGAAGAAGTACGGTTGCGCCCTCTCCACGCTCGTCGTCGAGGAGGAGGCGATCGAGGTCCCGTCGGTGGGCGGCCGCCCGCCGCGCCTGCTTTCGCGGCAGGTGATGTCCGAGATCCTGCAGCCGCGCGCCGAGGAGGTCTTCACGCTGCTCCACGAGGAGGTCAAGCGCGCCGGGTTCGACCGGCTGCTCAACGCCGGCGTCGTGCTCGTCGGCGGCGGCGCGTTGCTCCCGGGAATGGCGGAGGTCGCCGAGCAGGTCTTCGACGTGCCGGTCCGGATCGGCACGCCCGGCGGGGTCGGCGGGTTGTCGGATCCCTCGATCGGTCCGCAGTTCGCAGCGGCGATCGGGCTCGCCGTCTTCGGGGCGCGGTATCGCCCCAAGGCGACGCGTCCGGAGCCCGTGGCGGTCGGCGCGTTCGCGCCGTTCCGCAAGGTCAAGCAGTGGTTCGCGGGAATGTTCTGA
- a CDS encoding diguanylate cyclase — protein sequence MGRPVIEASYRILVVDDDPQTAVLVKSWYRGKPFEILTAGDGEEGLKRAAAERPDLLLLDVTMPRMDGLEVARRLKSNPATRTIPVLLLTARRETTDKVEGFRAGADDYVVKPFAFEEVDARIRAMLRRRELVATLESTVEELQVSNRQLEGLLVIDEKTGLFNYREFERKLREEWLRALRYETPLSVIMLDLDRFKAINDTRGHPAGDRVLREFAMLVAGGARGTDVAARFGGEEFAVILPHTGGPLAARVAERIRAAVNDFVFLEPDDRLRVTVSAGIATWPSFPSIDSAEALVAAADRALLKAKVLGRNRVVVDEGS from the coding sequence GTGGGCCGCCCGGTGATCGAGGCGAGTTACCGCATCCTCGTGGTGGACGACGACCCGCAGACCGCGGTGCTCGTGAAGTCCTGGTATCGCGGCAAGCCGTTCGAGATCCTCACGGCCGGCGACGGCGAGGAAGGGTTGAAGCGTGCCGCCGCCGAGCGCCCCGACCTGCTTCTGCTCGACGTGACCATGCCGCGCATGGACGGCCTCGAGGTCGCCCGGCGCCTCAAGTCCAACCCCGCGACCCGGACGATTCCGGTGCTGCTCCTCACCGCCCGGCGGGAGACGACCGACAAGGTCGAGGGGTTCCGCGCAGGCGCCGACGACTACGTGGTGAAGCCGTTCGCCTTCGAGGAGGTCGACGCGCGGATCCGCGCGATGCTCCGGAGGCGCGAGCTCGTCGCCACGCTCGAATCCACGGTGGAGGAGCTCCAGGTCTCCAACCGCCAGCTCGAGGGTCTGCTCGTCATCGACGAGAAGACGGGCCTGTTCAACTACCGGGAGTTCGAGCGCAAGCTGCGCGAGGAATGGCTGCGCGCCCTGCGCTACGAGACGCCGCTGTCGGTGATCATGCTCGACCTCGACCGCTTCAAGGCGATCAACGACACCCGGGGGCATCCCGCGGGCGACCGCGTCCTGCGCGAGTTCGCGATGCTCGTCGCCGGAGGCGCCCGGGGCACGGACGTCGCCGCCCGCTTCGGGGGCGAGGAGTTCGCCGTGATCCTCCCGCACACCGGCGGGCCGCTCGCCGCCCGCGTCGCCGAGCGCATCCGCGCGGCGGTGAACGACTTCGTCTTCCTCGAGCCGGACGACCGGTTGCGGGTGACGGTCTCGGCGGGGATCGCGACGTGGCCGTCGTTCCCGTCGATCGACTCCGCCGAGGCCCTCGTGGCCGCCGCCGACCGCGCGCTGCTCAAGGCGAAGGTCCTCGGGCGCAATCGCGTGGTGGTGGACGAAGGGAGCTGA